From the Pedobacter cryoconitis genome, one window contains:
- a CDS encoding NIPSNAP family protein: MKRRSFVKASLMTGTAAIISPVMSKAVVKDHQHESAEFYELRVYTLKDDIQQKLVEDFYSQAAIPAFNKAGVEHVGVFTELKPEGQTRLFVLIPYHSLVHFNEVIVKLEQDKVFQQKGISYLTAPATAPAYIRIESSIMKAFAHSPKLVVPPNKSRIFELRQYQSASEAAGKKKIEMFNDQGEIDIFKRLGFKPVFWGETIIGPSRPNLTYMVTFDDLDSKAAHWKSFVNDAQWKKISTVDGYSDALLVNKITSTLLLPAVYSQV, from the coding sequence ATGAAAAGACGTTCGTTTGTAAAAGCCTCCCTGATGACTGGTACGGCTGCAATTATTTCTCCGGTGATGAGTAAGGCTGTGGTTAAAGATCATCAACATGAATCTGCTGAATTCTATGAATTAAGGGTTTATACGCTGAAAGATGATATTCAACAAAAATTGGTGGAGGACTTTTATAGTCAGGCAGCAATACCAGCGTTTAACAAGGCAGGGGTAGAACATGTAGGTGTTTTTACCGAATTGAAGCCTGAAGGTCAGACCAGGTTATTCGTCTTGATTCCTTATCATAGTCTGGTTCATTTCAATGAAGTGATTGTCAAACTGGAACAAGACAAAGTATTTCAGCAAAAGGGTATTTCTTATTTGACTGCTCCGGCAACAGCTCCTGCTTATATACGGATTGAAAGTTCGATCATGAAAGCATTTGCTCATTCTCCTAAACTGGTAGTCCCTCCAAATAAGTCCCGTATTTTTGAACTGCGTCAGTATCAGAGTGCAAGTGAAGCAGCAGGGAAGAAGAAGATCGAAATGTTCAATGATCAGGGTGAGATAGATATTTTTAAGCGTTTGGGTTTTAAGCCTGTATTTTGGGGAGAAACGATAATCGGGCCGTCAAGACCAAATCTGACTTATATGGTAACTTTTGACGATCTGGATAGTAAAGCGGCACATTGGAAGTCATTTGTGAATGATGCACAGTGGAAAAAAATAAGTACGGTTGATGGTTATTCGGACGCGCTATTAGTAAATAAGATTACTTCAACTTTGTTATTGCCTGCGGTTTATTCACAGGTGTAA
- a CDS encoding LytR/AlgR family response regulator transcription factor, which yields MYNCIIIEDELHTIELLKTYIDSIPNLNLVESYSNPVVALNNITTKVPIDLIIMDIEMPVISGLELSKELIGKTKKLIFITGHMQYAYEAFQVHADGFLLKPFTILKFTSLIKRLFPDEGPGNEEKSKNDHDFFFVKNKSEDLNTTKINFNEVIAIESLHNYIKIYTEKAEIVAYLKLSDMKTLLEDNNNFIQVHRSFIISMRHIKTINGPNLKMEGDLFIKIGESYGEKFISFVKNRTLTVSKKK from the coding sequence ATGTATAATTGTATAATAATTGAGGATGAACTTCATACCATTGAATTATTAAAAACATATATTGATTCCATTCCTAATTTAAACCTGGTTGAGTCTTATTCCAATCCAGTTGTTGCTTTAAACAACATTACGACTAAGGTACCTATCGATTTGATTATAATGGATATCGAAATGCCTGTTATTTCCGGATTAGAATTATCAAAGGAGCTAATTGGAAAAACTAAAAAGCTGATTTTCATAACCGGGCATATGCAATACGCATATGAAGCCTTTCAGGTTCATGCTGATGGCTTTCTATTAAAACCTTTTACAATACTAAAGTTCACGTCATTAATCAAAAGGCTCTTTCCTGATGAAGGACCTGGCAATGAGGAAAAATCAAAAAATGATCACGACTTTTTCTTTGTAAAAAACAAAAGCGAAGACCTGAATACAACAAAAATAAACTTTAATGAAGTTATTGCTATTGAAAGCCTGCATAACTACATTAAAATTTACACTGAGAAGGCAGAAATTGTAGCTTATTTAAAGCTCAGCGATATGAAAACTTTATTAGAAGATAATAATAATTTCATCCAGGTACACCGCAGCTTTATTATCTCCATGAGACATATTAAAACAATCAATGGGCCTAATTTAAAGATGGAAGGTGATTTATTTATTAAAATCGGTGAATCTTATGGTGAAAAATTCATCTCTTTTGTAAAAAACAGGACCTTGACAGTGAGCAAGAAAAAATAA
- a CDS encoding lantibiotic dehydratase: MKIIDTHTFDQRLILRTPIYPLPSFNRSFEIETLIHDPNFLEAIYIASPSLYNACIKYRNGLILIEKEIVKFKYSLYKYYSRMHNRCTPFGLFSSCRLTNWKKGGSEVIIDHSDLNRHTRLDMHYLCALAAHLSSIPAIRNKLLYYPNSSWYRIGEEIRYVEYQYVDGKRQHQISAIKSSGYLLQVIEAAKFGLTRAGLIDVLEKAGIGNEDACRFIDNCLTSQLLIHELDPAVTGDGLLTQILRTLEKYNIKDLQINNIILKLKNICQLLNELDLHRGNEITSYQEIIDIIDTLDVRYEAGKIFQTDLTGITSPESGLSIDLQGEILTALDILYKTTSRRKINLEIFKKRFYERYGDKEMPLLEVLDTETGIGYGADNHSIPSPILEGLILSEKIDSQSITWGKWEQILHKKWLRAYKLDALQIEIFDEDFDDISSVNLPLPSSLQVMFEVISSGQICIKSAGGTSAVNMIARFAQSDPEISKLAFDLIKAEQDNKTGVILAEITHLPEGRMGNILQRPVFRDYEIPYLAKSLLPENKQVHMQDLLISYRNKKIILYSKRLNKIIIPRLSNAHNFKVGALPVYHFLCDLQDEDQISSLNFSWGSLQQQYCFLPRVIYKNIILKPASWVFTDNDIKNLLQKDILFDELLLSFRKEYNLPQKVVLADNDNELLINFDEPEKTRDVFDYTLKGRRQFIFKEYLEPVHVVSNINNEHYMHQFQAFITVKPESDMELSVLHNNLSMTEEIGMMVDDNDSEWLYYKLYCGVGNADILLSNPVNAATAHCEKKGWIQEWFFIRYTDTDFHIRLRLKLTNIKWLPYITRIFHKAFEPYRKTGFLWNLTTDTYRPEYVRYGKNTMVLAEQFFYQDSLAFLGFLDQTSGDKRETLRWQYAILSIDTLLEAFEFKLEDKFEFMKNLKDAFAIEFKFGSEQRKQLAKSFRIYKDEIYTSLNVQQPGDKFYQLYLILRRRTEQMGPIIQKFKKMEHEGKLKVSLLNLLNSYVHMAVNRIIPEMARLHEAVIYDFLYQYYKSVQAKVNKFDERKSFVHGKK, from the coding sequence ATGAAGATAATAGATACGCATACTTTTGATCAACGTTTGATTCTTCGCACACCAATTTATCCTTTACCAAGCTTTAATCGAAGTTTTGAAATAGAAACTTTGATTCATGATCCAAACTTTCTGGAAGCGATATATATCGCTTCTCCAAGTCTGTATAATGCTTGTATTAAATATAGGAACGGACTGATCTTAATTGAAAAAGAAATTGTAAAATTTAAATATTCCCTTTACAAGTACTATTCCAGAATGCATAACCGATGTACTCCATTTGGCTTGTTTTCATCTTGCAGGCTTACAAACTGGAAGAAAGGTGGATCTGAGGTTATTATAGACCATAGTGATTTGAACCGGCATACCCGTCTGGATATGCATTATCTCTGCGCATTAGCAGCCCATCTATCTTCAATTCCTGCTATTCGCAATAAACTGCTTTATTACCCAAATAGCAGTTGGTATAGAATCGGTGAAGAAATCCGTTATGTAGAATATCAATATGTAGATGGTAAGAGACAACACCAGATCAGTGCAATAAAAAGTTCGGGTTATTTGTTGCAAGTTATTGAAGCAGCAAAGTTTGGGCTGACCAGAGCGGGTCTTATTGATGTATTGGAAAAAGCAGGCATTGGAAATGAAGATGCATGTAGATTTATAGATAATTGTCTGACTTCGCAGTTGCTGATTCATGAACTTGATCCCGCTGTTACGGGTGATGGACTGCTCACACAAATTCTTAGAACTCTTGAAAAGTATAATATAAAAGATCTGCAAATCAATAATATCATCCTGAAACTAAAAAATATCTGTCAGCTTTTAAATGAATTAGATTTGCATAGGGGCAATGAAATCACTTCTTATCAGGAAATTATTGATATAATTGATACCCTGGATGTCCGATATGAAGCTGGGAAGATTTTTCAAACAGATTTAACAGGAATAACTTCTCCGGAAAGTGGTTTATCAATTGATTTACAAGGAGAAATTTTAACAGCTCTTGATATCCTTTATAAAACTACCAGCAGAAGAAAAATAAATCTGGAAATTTTCAAAAAACGCTTTTATGAGCGTTATGGGGACAAAGAAATGCCACTTCTGGAAGTTTTAGATACAGAAACTGGTATTGGTTATGGAGCTGATAATCATTCAATACCATCACCTATTCTAGAAGGACTAATCTTATCGGAAAAAATTGATAGTCAATCAATCACATGGGGTAAATGGGAGCAGATTTTACATAAAAAGTGGTTACGGGCTTATAAACTTGATGCACTTCAAATTGAAATTTTCGATGAGGATTTCGATGACATTAGCTCTGTAAATTTACCACTCCCTTCTTCCTTGCAAGTCATGTTCGAAGTGATATCTTCGGGCCAGATTTGTATTAAGAGTGCAGGAGGAACAAGTGCTGTAAATATGATCGCCCGGTTTGCACAATCTGATCCTGAAATCAGTAAGTTGGCTTTTGATTTAATAAAAGCCGAACAAGACAACAAAACAGGAGTAATTCTGGCTGAAATTACACATCTTCCGGAGGGAAGAATGGGGAATATTCTTCAGCGACCGGTATTCAGAGATTATGAAATACCTTACCTGGCGAAGTCTTTATTACCTGAAAATAAGCAGGTGCACATGCAGGATCTGTTAATTTCTTATAGAAATAAAAAAATTATTTTGTATTCGAAAAGGCTTAACAAAATAATTATACCACGATTAAGTAATGCGCATAATTTCAAAGTAGGCGCCTTGCCAGTATATCATTTTCTTTGTGATCTTCAGGATGAGGATCAAATAAGCAGTTTAAATTTTAGTTGGGGAAGTCTTCAGCAACAATATTGTTTTTTACCAAGGGTAATCTATAAGAACATTATACTAAAACCAGCGAGCTGGGTCTTTACAGATAATGATATTAAAAATCTACTGCAAAAAGATATATTATTTGATGAATTACTACTTTCTTTTAGAAAAGAGTATAATCTACCTCAAAAAGTTGTTCTTGCTGATAACGATAATGAATTGTTAATCAATTTTGATGAACCTGAAAAAACCCGTGATGTTTTTGACTATACGCTAAAGGGCCGGAGACAATTCATTTTTAAAGAATATCTGGAACCAGTTCATGTGGTAAGCAATATAAATAATGAACATTATATGCATCAATTTCAAGCTTTTATTACAGTTAAGCCTGAGTCTGATATGGAGTTATCGGTACTCCATAATAATCTTTCTATGACTGAAGAAATAGGTATGATGGTAGATGACAATGACTCAGAATGGTTATATTATAAGCTTTATTGTGGTGTAGGTAATGCTGATATATTACTTTCCAATCCAGTAAATGCTGCAACTGCCCATTGTGAGAAAAAGGGCTGGATCCAGGAGTGGTTTTTTATCCGCTATACGGATACCGATTTTCATATCAGGCTTCGTTTAAAATTAACTAATATTAAATGGTTGCCATATATTACGCGCATTTTTCACAAAGCATTTGAGCCTTACAGGAAGACAGGGTTTCTATGGAATTTGACCACTGATACCTATAGACCGGAATATGTAAGATATGGCAAGAACACAATGGTTCTGGCTGAACAGTTTTTTTATCAGGATAGTCTCGCCTTTTTAGGGTTTCTTGATCAGACCTCGGGAGATAAAAGGGAAACTCTGCGCTGGCAATATGCAATCCTATCTATTGATACGCTACTTGAAGCTTTTGAATTTAAACTTGAGGATAAATTTGAGTTCATGAAAAATCTAAAAGATGCTTTTGCAATTGAATTTAAGTTTGGGTCGGAGCAAAGGAAGCAGCTGGCTAAGTCATTCCGGATATATAAAGATGAGATTTATACTTCATTAAATGTTCAACAGCCTGGGGATAAATTTTATCAATTATATCTGATTTTAAGACGGCGAACGGAACAAATGGGGCCAATAATTCAAAAGTTTAAAAAGATGGAACATGAGGGCAAGCTAAAGGTTTCATTATTAAATTTATTAAACAGTTATGTTCACATGGCGGTCAATCGTATTATTCCTGAAATGGCACGTTTGCATGAAGCAGTGATTTATGATTTTTTATATCAGTATTATAAGAGTGTTCAGGCAAAAGTGAATAAGTTTGATGAACGGAAGAGTTTTGTTCACGGAAAAAAATAA
- a CDS encoding class I lanthipeptide, producing the protein MKIKNKKETKEKLSFEKTTIVTLNKNDMARIKGGAFPVEDAIGSNNPLCGDKEKTTG; encoded by the coding sequence ATGAAAATTAAAAATAAAAAAGAGACAAAAGAGAAATTGTCATTTGAAAAAACAACAATAGTAACATTAAATAAAAATGATATGGCCAGAATTAAAGGGGGAGCATTTCCTGTAGAAGATGCTATTGGATCGAATAATCCGTTATGTGGTGATAAAGAAAAAACAACTGGTTAA
- a CDS encoding S41 family peptidase translates to MKLSIIIALILLPFFSDAQSCNCSENFKFLVGKIKNNYVGYKDKIKPSNQERFNVFTDSLQKVADSSNINECKDVYLKWLSFFKDRHLGISSFKAVNASNDYIRTYFSKGEVVSWNELSFDKYLQDNKGKLDKIEGYWSNFPTYQIGIVKDSIKNNEFVGFILKADSIYWMPKQVKFRIKKVNGNYQVIYYKPLDHSKNSSSIRVKDSILDFDGFGKYYKGKGFKDNPEATAENQDLSPSFKVLDKETNLLVIPYAIIKYKKSVDSILVSNKKLLEKTEHLIIDLRNNSGGQNGTFENILPYLYTNPIYTEGDAVLATADNIRDGYDVDMTGYPEKTKKLMTEEVKKFKAHVGELYSYPADTLKFDHILKNPQRISILIDKSSASATEIFLLKAEQSKKVVLFGENSAGAIDYLDVIIGKMPCENYSVRYPAVRSNRVNTRPLDNVGIPPNVFIPDSVTDWVKFVRNYKRVH, encoded by the coding sequence ATGAAGTTATCCATTATAATCGCTTTAATACTATTACCCTTTTTTTCCGATGCTCAGAGTTGTAATTGTTCAGAAAATTTCAAATTTTTAGTGGGGAAAATAAAAAACAATTATGTAGGATACAAAGATAAAATAAAGCCGTCCAACCAGGAGCGGTTTAACGTCTTTACTGATAGTCTGCAAAAAGTTGCAGATTCATCTAATATTAATGAGTGTAAAGACGTCTATTTAAAATGGTTGTCCTTTTTTAAAGACCGGCATCTTGGAATTTCATCTTTTAAAGCGGTGAATGCATCAAATGATTATATAAGAACTTATTTTTCAAAAGGTGAAGTTGTTTCCTGGAATGAGCTTAGTTTTGATAAATATTTACAGGATAATAAAGGGAAATTAGATAAAATTGAAGGATATTGGAGTAATTTTCCTACTTATCAAATAGGAATAGTAAAAGATTCTATAAAGAATAATGAATTTGTTGGTTTCATTTTGAAGGCAGATAGTATTTATTGGATGCCAAAACAGGTGAAATTTAGAATAAAAAAAGTGAATGGTAATTATCAGGTGATTTATTATAAACCATTAGATCATTCCAAAAATAGTTCTTCGATAAGAGTAAAAGATAGCATTCTTGACTTTGATGGTTTTGGTAAATATTATAAAGGTAAAGGCTTTAAAGATAATCCTGAAGCCACTGCTGAAAATCAAGATCTATCTCCATCATTCAAAGTGCTGGACAAAGAAACCAATTTATTAGTAATACCATACGCCATCATTAAATATAAAAAATCAGTAGACAGCATATTGGTGAGTAATAAAAAATTGCTGGAAAAAACTGAACATCTTATTATTGATCTTCGAAATAATTCTGGAGGTCAGAACGGTACATTTGAAAATATTTTGCCTTATTTATATACTAATCCAATTTATACGGAAGGAGATGCCGTATTAGCTACGGCAGATAATATAAGAGATGGATATGATGTTGATATGACTGGTTACCCAGAGAAAACAAAAAAACTCATGACTGAAGAGGTTAAGAAATTTAAAGCGCATGTTGGTGAATTATACTCATATCCGGCGGATACACTTAAATTTGATCATATTCTTAAAAATCCACAACGTATTTCTATTTTAATAGATAAAAGTAGTGCAAGCGCTACTGAGATTTTCTTGTTAAAAGCAGAACAAAGTAAAAAAGTTGTTTTGTTTGGAGAAAACAGTGCGGGCGCAATTGATTACCTTGATGTAATAATTGGTAAAATGCCATGTGAGAACTATTCTGTCAGATATCCGGCTGTAAGGTCAAATAGAGTGAATACAAGGCCCCTGGATAATGTTGGGATACCACCTAATGTATTTATTCCTGATAGTGTAACAGACTGGGTTAAATTTGTTCGCAATTATAAAAGGGTTCATTGA
- a CDS encoding sensor histidine kinase: MKHSINFKLVCYHIIFWIIYVIYNRFNSIFSFGDNYGNILLDVFIAQGTNISLVYLIVFLCLRYTVPTRILPLIIGVVVLYFYYYFIWYEITYSLRPLLKTGVEETFKYYHLAGIILWVFVRLAFFGFGYAICIKVIRREKNITQIEKEKIDTEYAFLRAQINPHFLFNTLSLFYAKSLPLSADLSDGIVTLSHIMRYSLEKNEDSKMVLLSDELEHVNNVIKINQLRFSNRLQIDIKIEDIFPSVQIVPLIIITIVENVLKHGDCTIVKDPAIIHLFNSDDGYFIHLYTYNKRKKSLTEESTGIGMENIKHRLNYHYKDNYELKIDQNEDFYMLKLKIPVIHQTNFYS; the protein is encoded by the coding sequence TTGAAACATTCGATAAATTTTAAATTAGTATGCTATCATATAATATTCTGGATAATTTATGTGATTTATAATAGATTTAACTCCATTTTTAGTTTTGGTGATAATTATGGTAATATTTTGCTTGATGTTTTTATTGCACAAGGAACAAATATATCATTGGTTTATCTTATTGTCTTTTTGTGTTTGAGATATACGGTTCCAACAAGAATTTTACCATTGATTATCGGAGTTGTCGTGCTTTACTTCTACTATTATTTTATATGGTATGAGATAACATATTCGCTAAGACCATTACTTAAGACGGGGGTTGAAGAGACATTTAAATACTATCATTTAGCTGGTATTATACTTTGGGTATTTGTCAGACTTGCCTTTTTCGGTTTTGGATATGCTATTTGCATCAAAGTGATCAGACGTGAAAAGAATATCACTCAGATAGAAAAAGAAAAAATTGATACAGAATACGCTTTTCTCCGGGCCCAGATTAATCCGCATTTTTTATTTAATACATTGAGTTTGTTTTATGCTAAATCTTTGCCTTTATCGGCTGATTTATCGGATGGTATTGTTACTTTATCACATATAATGCGCTATTCTCTGGAAAAGAATGAGGATAGTAAAATGGTGCTGCTTTCTGATGAACTGGAACATGTAAACAATGTAATTAAAATCAATCAATTAAGATTTAGCAATCGTCTGCAAATTGATATTAAAATTGAAGATATTTTTCCTTCAGTACAAATTGTCCCACTGATTATCATAACTATTGTAGAAAATGTATTGAAACATGGTGACTGTACAATAGTCAAAGATCCGGCCATCATTCATTTATTTAATTCTGATGATGGTTATTTCATTCATTTATATACCTATAACAAAAGGAAAAAATCATTGACTGAAGAATCTACTGGAATAGGAATGGAAAATATTAAACACCGCCTTAATTACCATTATAAGGATAATTATGAGTTGAAAATTGATCAAAATGAAGA